A region of Legionella donaldsonii DNA encodes the following proteins:
- the pdxA gene encoding 4-hydroxythreonine-4-phosphate dehydrogenase PdxA has protein sequence MKPLLVSSGEPAGVGPDLCLALAAYDLPLVILADKDLLAQRAAELKLPISFSNYQPDVPVITKPNHLTVLSIPCVARVVPGQLNSLNASYVINMLSLATEKCLQGEFAALVTAPVHKAIINQAGIAFTGHTEFLAKHCNAETVVMLLACEAMKVALVTTHLPLRDVADAVTKPLITSVVECLHTALKFDFGLSNPCIYVAGLNPHAGEGGYLGREEIEVITPALTELKAKGINVQGPFPADTMFTPRNLQHCDTFVAMYHDQGLSVLKYAGFGSAVNVTLGLPIIRTSVDHGTALDLAGTGLAETGSLLAAVRMAESMARIRESRNDYH, from the coding sequence AGCCAGCAGGGGTAGGGCCTGATTTATGTCTTGCTCTTGCTGCTTATGATTTACCTCTAGTTATTTTAGCTGATAAGGATTTGCTTGCTCAGCGGGCAGCAGAATTGAAATTACCAATTAGTTTTTCTAATTATCAACCCGATGTTCCTGTTATCACTAAGCCAAATCACTTGACGGTTTTATCTATCCCTTGCGTTGCCAGGGTTGTTCCTGGGCAATTGAATTCTTTAAATGCAAGCTACGTAATTAATATGTTGAGTTTGGCAACGGAGAAATGCCTGCAAGGTGAATTTGCTGCGCTGGTTACTGCCCCTGTACATAAGGCTATCATTAACCAGGCCGGTATTGCTTTTACTGGCCATACCGAGTTTCTGGCAAAGCACTGTAATGCAGAGACAGTCGTTATGCTATTGGCTTGTGAAGCCATGAAAGTTGCTTTAGTCACTACTCATCTTCCCTTGCGAGATGTGGCTGATGCCGTCACTAAACCCTTAATTACTTCAGTAGTTGAGTGTTTACATACAGCGCTAAAATTTGATTTTGGCCTGAGCAATCCATGTATTTATGTAGCGGGTTTAAATCCCCATGCCGGCGAGGGGGGGTATTTAGGGCGAGAGGAAATTGAGGTTATTACTCCTGCCCTAACCGAATTAAAGGCAAAAGGGATTAATGTCCAGGGGCCTTTCCCTGCAGATACTATGTTTACACCGCGTAATCTGCAGCACTGCGATACCTTTGTTGCTATGTATCATGACCAGGGGTTATCTGTATTAAAATACGCTGGCTTTGGTTCGGCAGTAAATGTGACCCTTGGGTTACCTATTATTCGTACCTCTGTTGATCATGGGACAGCGCTGGATTTGGCAGGTACCGGTTTGGCTGAGACTGGTAGTTTGCTGGCTGCAGTCCGTATGGCAGAATCAATGGCAAGAATAAGAGAAAGCAGAAATGACTATCATTAG